CTACTCAAGTGTTTAAGTGGCATATTTAAGGAACTTTTTATGTGCAAAATACCTATGTTGTGAGCTAACTGTTAAACTAACACGCACATGGGAACATTTGTAAGTATATAATTTATGAGTAAAAAATACGGTACAGAAgtatgtattgttttgtatcTGTCGATCGCCTTATTGTTGCTGTGCTAAAATAACAAAGCATTGAGTTTTAACCTGTTTTAAATCAAGcctgtttgaattttaaaatggCCGTCAAATCAGTCCATCAGACTTGCTGTGATCGGATTCACTCCCAGTTAAATTTTTCAACTTGCAGTTAGGGGTGGGTGGCCTTTAATAATATCACAATATTGCTTCCTTTTGGGAAGGTTGACGTGATCATACCACGTTTTGGGAGAAGAAGCCTGTCAAGTCTCATGATATCTTTAAATCTCACACTAGTCTTGTCGTTAATGGTCTGGCAGCGGTAAACGATGCCTGAATTGACAATGTGTGGTTTTGGGACATGCTCCACTGGGGCTGGTTTGCATAATAGACTAGTAGTGACAAATGGTCAGGTCGGGTTCTATCACGTTAGCTGGGCTATCTTCAACTTGATTTTTAACAGTGCACATGTAATCGGTGTGTCAGTGCAGCTTACATTAAGCTTACATTAACTGCATCGGGCTCAAGTCAGGTCCGAAAGAAAAATTGAAAAGCGTCTCTGCAAGTTGACTCCCAGGCTTGGACAGGTTCAGACAGGAATATGCGACCCGAGCTGCACTCTATATTGAATAACACTGTAGTTTGCTCTGTGCTCTGGATGATTTAAAACTGAGACAACAGACCCCACCATTTTAAGAGTTCAGTTTGGCTGCTCCTTTTTTACCACGCATCCTGCATTGTCACACCGGTGATGACTATCACACCAGTGTACCGCTCACCCCTATGTGCAGttatgagaaaagagaaaacacatgttttaaattaactgTATGAACTTGCAATTAGCGTCTGATAATAAATGATCTACGTCACCATGCTTGTAAAACCAAATGTGTTTTGGAGACTTGCAGATTAACTTCCTGGTTTGACTCGGCTTTGTGTGTAATAAAGTGAAATTTGTGTGAGATGTTACAAGTAACCTCATTCTGACTTTTCTATCCTGTGTTTGGCTTTCAGTCGTGAGCTTGTGATCAGATCAAATGTACATTCAGATTAATTTAGCATCTGAATGGTactgtatgtgcgtgtgtgacatATATCTCAATATGAGCTGTTAGTTTTTATGCATATGGTTGTGAGATCTACACTCTTATTAAAGTATTACACAGGCAGACTTAACCTTATTTTGCTCATTCATAAACCCTGTAAATGCTTGAGTGGCAGCTGCTGTCGGATCAGTTTATCACACAAAGAAGCCATTAGCCTTCCCCTATCCCAAATTAGTAAAAAACAGTTTCTGATGAGTTATAAACAAAGGATGACAATGTTATTTCAGTTGTTGCTTGCTGCTAAAAACCTACTGTATCTTATGTCATGTTAGATGTCGTGCACATGTTTGTAAAAGCACATGCGCAAGTGTAAAATAGTTTTTGGATCGGTCTGTATGCAGCCAAGTGCGTGTGTAAATCCATGCTATATTTCACTGTTGGTTTGTGTTCACCAGAATGTGAATGTCCCACTGAGATTCATCTCCAGACAAACAGGCCTTTTACTGAGGAAGAACGGAGCTTTGTCAGACACAAGCAGAGGGATTGTTTGACGCAGTGTgtttgtcgtgtgtgtgtgagagacagagattatgtgtgtttctcagtgaaAGAGTGTGTAGTCTTTGAGGAAGAGATCTAGTTTGTGTTTGGGTGACTGTTCTCTACAGTgagtggtgcgtgtgtgtgtgtgtgtgtgagagagagagagagagattgactTAGAGAAAATAagatgttgtttgtgtctgtctgcattTCAGTCTGATATCAAAAGACAGGGATTGTGCGTAGTCTACGTGTGTATTCTGGAtgtatgtgtgtaggtgtgtgtttttgtgtcttgtttttttctgttcttcaaAATGGAAGCCCAGAGGCTTAAATATCCTGCAGCACCTTGCACAGCTACATCTCGCACAGTAAGTACaactgattttgttttattctcacagAAAATTGCTGGATGGTTCTACATGAAAGCTCCAGGAATTAAAGTGAACATATTGGAATCTGCAGGTGTAAAATGACTGTAATCATGTTATTAAGATTTTGATCACAGAGGGTGACTCATGCTAACAGTGAGATTGGTAAGAAAGTTGTGGGGATTAAAGCCGTCAGTCTGATGCTTGCATTGTCATTTTATTGTTAGCCACACTGGCAGCATCCCCTCAACATTGATCCAGATTGAAACACAACGACTCGATGGAGTACCATGATATTTTGTAAACATATTCACAGGTCTCAACCATTTGCCTCTAGTTAGACGACCACTGGtttaacattttagttttttttttattgaagtgtCTCGACAGTCTTTATAGACCTGGAAGGAACAGtcccatttattttttaaaatgggaTTTCGATTATCAGCCTTAATAttgtaaccatccaaggtaACACAAGTTACGAGATGGTGAAGCAACGTTATATGAAGccacaagtccaaatgatatcaactgtgtttgaagaaaaacttattaacattttatttacgaTGTCAAGGAGAAATAccacactacccacaatcctcaggtgtaatcGTGacatctctgattggtggagctcgctgttaccatggaatGTTGACCACAACCATGAAAATCATGCTGCCTACAATCGGATGGTTCAGCATTACATTATGTTAGAATGGCTTCCCTTTCTACCATGCTGTggttttttacagattttttagAGAAGGTTAAATTCAGGAAGAATTGGAAAGGGATCATTaacaatggtttatgggatgtgttgTCAGGATGCGCAAAATGGCAGACGTGAACCCAGAAGCACGACACTTGAGCAGTTATGGGAGTAGACAAGAGTTTATTGGACGAGCAGAGGTCAAAaaccaggcagacagtcagtGATATCAAACAAATCCGATAGGGAGCAGGCAaaagggaatccagggtccaaAAAGGAATCCAGGGTCCAAAAGGCAGGTCAGAGCGGAGATATCAAACAAATCCGATAGGGAGCAGGCGaaagggaatccagggtccaaAAGGCAGGTCAGAGCAGAGATCAGGCAGAAGAGTTAAACACGGGATAACGCTGGAAAGCTAGGAGAAAACACACTAGAAGAtctggcagagaacagaggaaatgagccggtatatatactgggtgactaatgactgatggaaagcaggtgagtctgggggtggggcaggtacTGGGATCCGTGGGAAcgaggtgatgcagagcaggggggagtggctgaattctgaaatgacatgagaatTAGTACATGcaaaaaataagataagacaatgaaaaatgaaactgttaagagctgactgaagttgtgacaTGTGTAGCTTCTTCACTCCTAGAATAATAATCTACAGTCTTGTACTGTTGACATCTTTTCCATTTTcgaatatgtttttgttttgaatcaaATGTTTCGGGGTCACGATTCATCTGGTAGCTGGTCGTCCTGGTTGGCATTCATTGAATAATCTCAGAGTAAAAAACCATAATGTATCATGATTTTACAAATTATACTGAGTATTTTCTTTAAGTTGGTTCTTTTAAAGGTAGTTGATGAGGTTCTGATTTTAATAAGTTAGAATGAGAATCTCTGGTATtcctgtgatttattttaccTTTGACAGAGAAACTACTCAGTCCTGGAATCTGTCAACACTGCAGCCCTTTGCATTACGGCCACGTTGGTTTATGGAATGTGACAATATGACCCGCTGATCAGATCACATGACTTGGTGGTGTGAGAAaatctctttcactttctctctggcACAGAGGAAATGTTACTCTCACATTGTCTTTATTGTCagtattcagctgcagcacattttATACTATTTTGCcattaaattgttttgtatATTAACTCGATTTAGAAAACTGAGCCATGATTCAGAGCCAATACCACTGATGCATCAGCTTTAGACCAAGTATATGGTGTAtggggaaaacattttttttaatgaaacaaatgacaaaaaagaggaacaaaattCAAAACAAGAGGGAATGTGGAGTTTAAGGTGTTTAATTAGGAGAACAAGGATGAAGAAGTATTCTTCTACCACTGCTTTCGACAACATCCtcccagggtactgtcaattctaccAAGACGGCCTAAATCCAACCGCATTTGCCAGTCTGTGGCTTGCTTCAACTGACCACTCCTGGTCAGTGGAAGAGGCCCTGTCTGTTCCAGTTCCCCTTCTTTGACAAATGGTGTCCTTACAACTTCGCTCTGTGTTCTGGAGGGCAAGGCAATGGTAGCAGTTCTCTAAGTTTGAATTTTGCTGCCAGGCATTTCACTACCTGGTTGTATCTCCACATGAAATCTGATTGGAGGCTGAAGTGCCCCTGCCCCATCAGTAGtctttttgtttcaaatgtttttattgtaaaggGTTGAGTCATCATACATGGCATCCCGATCAACAGGCCTCACGTTTCTTTTCTTAAACCAAACCAACATACAACAATGAACTAAACATCACAGTATATGATCCATGAAGTGGGCTCCTCATACATTATCACCAGAAGAAATAGTCTCCACAGTATAAAATAagcaacagaacagaaacagtaAACAGGGAATGATTTAAATATGCACCTTAATGAATAAGGAATCGTACAAGGATGTTGGACATACAAATTGGCTcctctgtatatattgttgCCCCTGATTTggaaaaatcctagatccaccactgtGGAGGAGAGGTTGTATAAAATTATTAAAGTATAAAGTTATACCGCAGTACATTACTTTAGAAATACTTGTTTGCTTTCCACAAATGTGTCTCATAAGTGTGTTCATGTAGTGACCTCATGTGGTGTTTATGGTTTAGAATATGGTTGTAGACAAAGTTACAATATCTCTACTGCTTCTCCCTTTAAGGCCACAGTCAGCTGCTAAAAGAGAGCATCCgtccctgctctcctccctcctccctccccctcccttcacccatccatccatccgtccaccccctctcctccacacacacacccgatTGCGCATCGCCTCCTCCGGCATAATGACCAACGATTCTCCGGAGGGGGAGATCCGAGCTCtgggcggcggaggaggaggcagtggaagaggaggaatcgCACAAAGGAGCCGAGCGGACGACAATGTCACCATCCTGACGTCCTCCATGGATCTCCTCAGGGCCGGCCGCAGTCGAGCCAGCAGCGGCACCGAAGCCGCCCCGAGCCTCGCGTCCTCCGTGGACCTGGGCACCTCCTCCATGGAGCTCAGCATCCAGACGCGCATCTTCAAGATCATCGTCATCGGCGACTCCAACGTGGGGAAGACCTGCCTCACCTTCCGCTTCACCGGGGGGAGCTTCCCCGACAAGACCGAGGCCACCATCGGCGTGGATTTCAGGGAGAAGGCGGTGGAGATCGAAGGGGAGACCATCAAGGTGAGAAGCAGCAGCTACAGGAGGAgctccctcacctccctccccctcctcaccttcctttCTTCtgatcagctgcagctctgtgtctgcCAGCCCACCACGCAGGGCCcattctttcattttatctGCCCCACCCTGAAACAACATTTCACTACAGTGTCCTCAGGTTTGAATGCTTTACGCAGGCTGGAGAGATTCAGTGtttgagagacagaaagaaaggaaCAGAGTTAATGTTATTGTGAGACCAGATACTGGTAATGGGACTCATACAGTTGAATGTCAgcattttatgatttatttttattataaaatctGTTATATTGTCAAACCTCCATCAGAATCTTACTTGAATCCACTCACTGAACCAGTAAATACCCATAATCCCAGACACGTCTCAGGCTACCTGTCCAGCTCCTGCGccatcaaaaataataatgaaataaagtgtAATGATTCGAAGTCGGAAAACATTTTGGCAGATGAAGCAAAACCAGTGTAAGTGCAGAATGATAACAGTCTGACTGAGTATCATAACAAATGATGGtgatatacatgtgtgtatgtatatgccccccccccttctgtcTCAGTCAAGCCATATGTCTACAACCTCCAGATGCCCCCTAATGCTGACTCAAACACGTACACTATATACTTTTTTCGTCAATACACAGTACAGTAATGTGAGAGTACATGTAACTCTTTTCATAGTTTACATTTAATGAACTAGTAGCCtacagtgcctgttctaaacctgcatGTTTTGAATGAGCTGTTTACTTCACCTGTATCAACGCCCCAGAGCAAATTCAAATTTAGTCCCTaatagtgagtcctcctcaaacagtatacatacaatatactgtcactttgcTGGACACTGTGTGCTGAGCTTTTCATCAACAGTCtatgatgcagagtgaagttagaaaactttgtgttcatcctacctggtttgtCTGCAGGGAACATTTTGACCTTTATTCTATTGTCTGTCTCCACAGGTGCAGGTATGggacacagcaggacaggaGCGCTTTCGTAAATCCATGGTGGAGCACTACTACCGCAATGTCCACGCAGTGGTCTTTGTGTATGATGTCACCAAGATGGCTTCCTTCCGCAACCTACAGACATGGATAGAGGTTGGTGATAGGTGCATCGCTTTGTCAAATAAGTTAGTTTAGAAAGTGCTGACTGAGCATAAACTGCACAGCACAACCCAcgttataaaaaatatttataataatactaatatgTTAGTATTCAACCACTTCCTTGCTGACATCACAGTTTAATACTGTTACGTGATacaatggaaaaataaatttgtATCCTGAAATATCAATTTTCTCCGGGACAACAATTTATTCTGGAAGTAAAATGCGCTGGAATCAAGCCTGTGATGGAATACTTAATGCTCAATCCAATACTAAGGTGCATGAAACAAACTTTGTGTTGATGTAAACTTTGTGAACATGACACCAAAATATGTTCTAGTCATAATGTGACATAACATTACTGACTCAACTGAAAATGTTTGAGGTCAggtgaaaagacagaaagacagttAATGTTACATTGCTAGCTTGATTACATCATTACAATATTAGACTTACAGgcttaaataaatgtgtccaaGATGTACATTATTATATCAACATAGAAACTGACTTCATTGCTCAGAAGTGGTTgaatgctaacattagctgttGTCTAATGGCTAATGAGCTATCAAATATGTTGTTTAATCTTGAAACATGTCACCACGTCCCTCAAGTCTCTTCAGTTGCGGATCAGTTAGGgatctgtgaaatgaaaaccgTTTGTCAGAGTCTCTGTGTTCATATGATTTATAAACCTGGATCATTGCAGCACAAGATTATTCTGTTCATAACAACATTTGAGCTTCACACCCAGAGCgtgatgtcagaggaaaatggccgccgTGTAAATATGATCGATGAAATCCCCTCGGCCATCCCTGATCATTCTGCTCACTGTtcagtcacagtgaccttaacTTGTGATGTTTGATCAGCAAAATCTACTCACTTCATCTTTGAAATCCCCTCACAGTAATCttgaacaataacaaaagaggCCAAACAATATTTTGTGACTAGTAGTTGGTATTATTTGAGAAAGAAGCATTTGTCATTTGTACAATTACAATGAAGTGTAGTTAGATAAAATCTGCAGCCATTCTGGCCCCAGTGTTTTGACACCGCTGTTGTTTTTGCAGTATGACATATAGAAACTGTCATAAATTGCTTGTAGTTACAACCAAGAGGCCAATAATGTCTTTTTGTCCTCTCAGCtgatcatatttatattttttatggtATCAGGGAAACATGGCAATATTTTATAAAGCTATattctgctctttctcttttattctaGGAGTGTAATGGCCATCGGGTCTCAGCATCAGTACCTCGAGTCCTGGTTGGAAACAAGTGTGACCTTGTGGACCAAATACAGGTTAGTGTAGGTACATAACAGAATGTAATACTTTATTTACTACTAAATTCAATTAAGGTTTGTAACCAAACTCTGCTTTCCCCAGGTGCCCTCAAATACGGCACTGAAGTTTGCTGACGCTCACAACTTGCTGCTGTTCGAAACGTCGGCCAAGGACCCAAGGGAGAGTCAGAACGTCGACTCTATCTTCATGTCTCTGGCCTGCCGTCTGAAGGCCCAGAAATCCCTGCTCTACAGagatgtggagagagaggatgggagAGTGCGACTCACACAACAGACTGAGACCAAGAGTAATTGTCCTTGTTGAGGAAATGGGGGAGTGGGAGGCATTATCAATGGGAagagtgaagagaaaaaagaagaaacctAGAAGAGAAGGATGGGGATGATGGCAAAGCGAAGACTGAAACATCGTTATCCAGAGACGATGCTGAGgatagaaagagaagaggaaaaaggggTTGGGAAGTGACATATTTATTAACAATTCAGAAGAAGACAATGTTGCCTTTAAGACTCTGGTGTCATATAGAAATTCTTCCAATTTTTTCAAACATAGACACAAGCAAGGAGCAAGAAAACATCACACGTTAAACATGTGGGTTATTTGGGGGGGCTCCACAATAAACTGAAACCTGCCCTGGCTCTGTGTTTGTCACAGCCTTTAACATTCTGAGGCACTACATTAGACCTTGTATATCACGGTCTAATTTCTTTGtctgtcagtaatttaaaaTTTCATCCACATCCTAACTGAAAGCAGTATTTCCAAACCTTTTCCTTCTGCCTTAAAAACCTGCCTGCAGTCTTGGTTTTGATAAACCAGTCTGGCAAAAGTAGGGTAGAGGTTTTACTTTTCTTAAGTATCTTAATCACTTGAGATGATCTTGGTTTATACAACAGAAGTAACACCCTGACGGCCTCTTAAGTGGACGACTTGAGAGGACGAATGActcttttttgtctctgcatTTTACTGTACCAGATATCTACCCATCACaacttgacttaaaatcactgtgaaaatacaaatacgTGGGAAAGGTGAGAACACATGTTAGTGTATCTCGGTGAGCTCAGAGAAGCTACAGTAAGACCTGGAGAAGGAGGGTTCCTGAAAACGTCCCATTTAGAGGCTGTCAGGCAGTATGGCACATATTGAGGCTGTAAGATCCTCTCACCCTTAAGCAGGAGAAATGCTCTCTTGCTGAGAAGTGCCGTCATGTCAAGGCTCCTCTTTCTCATCGAATTGTGATGTAAACACTCCTCTCCATGTTTTTGCTGTGGTGGAGTGGCTAAATCCAGCTTTCCCTTGTGTGCAAATGCAGAAAACATCCTGTCTTCACCATGTGTAACTAAGAAAGCCAAGAGGTTCTCTCTATCACCCAGTCTCCTTATCCACACCATACTTCCTATTCTGTAATAAACGTCTTTTATCTAAGATGATGTTCTTTTAACATCAGTACCACTGCCTCCAGTTTTAAAAAGGACAGGAAAAATGACAGAAGACTGTGGCCCCTGTATAGATGTGCTACACAGCCTGAGCCAGGATGTACTGTGTGAGTGTTTGGTGTCTGTATTGAGTCCAGAGCTGTGGCTGTGTTGAGCCTGCAGGATAAATGCATGTATAAATGCTGCTGAGGAAATCAAATGTTTTCGGTTACTGCATACATCAGAGTTGgtccttatcaccaaaagctttcGAATCTCGTCGTCTTACCATGTTGACATCTTCTGTTTGTATCACTCCTCTTTTTTGCCCTGAGATAGCTGTATTCTGGGTTTTGATTTTCCCTTTTGCATCCGCCGCGTGTTATAAACATGATCAAGACACCTGCTCGCTCGTTGTGAATTTTGCGGATATCctcttgttgttttctcacatgggtgTTACTCAGATATTTTGCTAGAAAAGTTCCGGAgatgtctggagcatctgacaaggacatttgtgttctcacagaCAGCCCTTCTGGAAATGTttaggaaaatgtctgaagttCAATACATGTCTGAAAAATGCTTGGGATTATTCGAGCTATGGATGATTCAGGCTGCATGAACCACTGTAGAACGCCATATTCATTATTCACTCTATATAGAGACAGAATATTCTTCACATTAGGTCGCTCCCAGCTGGGTTATGGGTTGAAGAACACACTGTACCCAACTTTAGTGTCGGAGCTATGAGGCCTTTGTGCAATAAGGCATCAAACCACAGCCCTGGCTGTGATGCTGTCAGTGTGATACAGCATCTTGCTCACCATATCTTACCCTAATTTAACACTGTAGCCTACTTTTGAGCTATGCCAACAATAAATGTGGATGCCATATGTAGTAAATTCAGATCAGTGAGCATTTAAGTTGAGTCTTTGCTCCAAGCTGGCAGTCTGATGACATAATTATTCCAACACATTCAGAAATGCAAGCACTGTGTAAATCAAGGGGAATCCAGAGAGCTAACATCTGAAGTGTGTCTGgttttgttcatctttattcaaaaaaagtttttaactgtttttgttttgttattttgaaaagatttaAGCGGTAACGAGTGGATCACATGACATTACTGTCAAATACCAGGAAgatctgcatttattttcattctagGGGGCAAATCTGTAACTTGAAAACTTTACTTTGACACATGCAACCCAGAGCCATGGTTTCAACAAAGGCTGGGTAaaagaacacacaaaaaaactagGACAACAATCATTCATCCGTCTTATAAACTGTTCATTCTGTTCAGGTTTGTATGTGGCTGGATCATATCATAATACATGAGAGCAGGGGTACAGCCGACAACAGACATCTATGGCTCTTATAGGTGAGCATAATCTGGCTAATTCAGTCGCGAGACGATTCTATCACTGTAATGAGAAGAAAAACGTGTGTGCCTGTATTTCCTAAACATTTGACTtggtttcaaatgaaaaatatagaatttaattactttttgttttacagcttttcACTTGAACATGGTCCTGTTGTACTAACTTTATAATAGTTTAGAAGTGTAATTGAttgtacaataaataaatgaaatctcCAGTTGTTACTCATTGCAATTATTAACTTTATATATCTCATGAAGCTCTAActtaatttcctttttcaaacatttccaaTCActacaaatgtgtattttatactCAAAgttaagaatacaaatatatagtGTCTGTGCTTGTTTACTCTGTACATGTGTTGTATTTggggaaatgttttatttgtcaagTGTTTCTTTTGATTAACCATTTCAAACTCTTAAAgcaatatatttacattttgaaatttaGTGTGTTTATCCTAACGTTGTCATATGAAAATTAGGTTACAAAGCAAAAGGTATTTGAGGTTTTGAGCTAGCCTGGGGGAAGTGCTCTTTTTTATATTAACCTCCAATCCCATTGAGGTAATTAAGgtaatcaatgtttttttttacatattaaatcaattcaaaataacactaaattacattacaattttgatttcaacatttcatttataattGGTAACACATGGTTACCAATTTGGCATGGGGTGCACTCAAAGGCTACATTAAtaagttttcatttgaaagttcactctgctacagatacacttggcgtccacactactctggagttttagagcaGCTTAAACTGAGAAGGTGGAAGTGTGCTGAATAATTTTCCAgggctgcattttagtctggacaggCAGAAACAAAGATGTTTGGAAGCTATGATGTAGATTCTCGCAGCTGCTTCGGCTACCAGTGTAGTACACAACATGGATAACGAATTACTGGCCTTGAGGACCCTGTTGTCTCTGTTGACAGCCGTTGTGCAGTTAAACTCTGAAATTTTACTTTTCGCCATTGCTGCTTCGCGTTTGTAGCCTGGCTCTTTTTGCAGCAAACAACCAAATGTAGtggagagaggtcagaggtcatgtcaGACCTGCCcttcaactataaaaactgCCTTCACAGAGATTATGATGAATCATACACTGAGGTTCTATTTTAAAACCCAGTAATCTCAATGCTTAATCTCATATGTGAGTTATCTGTAACAGATTGTCACTGCCTTCTTTCTCGTTGTTGCAATCTGATAAATCTGCTGAAAAAGCACCATGTGACTCAAAGCCTCATTTTGTGGAGACttaacattttgagatgatGTGCCCCCAGAGCATTAACATGATGAAGttttcagtaaaatgtctgttttggcCATACACTAATAActcctttttttctgttagCGCCTGTttcccctctcacacacaggaACTCCAGGTTTCATGTCTGTTTTTCccgttctctttctctctctttctctccgttgTATCTCATTTCACCCTTCATGTGTCGCCATGTTTCTGTTGCCCTCTAATTCTATTTCTGTCCTGATCTCGCTGTTGTTGATCCCTTTAAGTCCTCCTATGCCTGTTTCATATCTCACTGTCAGGGCTTCTGTGTTTACCTGACCTCTTGTACTTTCCgtatttttctccttctttgcCTCCTCATGTAATTTTGTCGACATCAGTCgtctttctccatctttctttcgCTCTCCAATCATGTGGCTTGTGGCTCTTCCCAGTCTCTGCCTAGAAAATGTAATTCTCAAGCAGCTCATGTGTCCTTTAATGGATGGAGCAGATGAGTGCTGTTGAGAATGTTGTAAATGATCAGAGAGGTCAAACAGAACATGTTATATTCTATGGATTACTCCTCTTGATACTGACTCTACAGGTGACAGAATATTAACATTTCTAAATGACTCAGTCTCActatagtttaaaaaaaacatgaccagAATCAAATCTGttgaaaaaacaaattcaatttatttgcCCACTCCTTGTATCCAGACTCCCACTATCCACTCTCCACACCTCTCTCAATGTGAATAAACCATATAAACAGGTGAC
The Hippoglossus stenolepis isolate QCI-W04-F060 chromosome 7, HSTE1.2, whole genome shotgun sequence genome window above contains:
- the rab33a gene encoding ras-related protein Rab-33A — translated: MYVCRCVFLCLVFFCSSKWKPRGLNILQHLAQLHLAQPQSAAKREHPSLLSSLLPPPPFTHPSIRPPPLLHTHTRLRIASSGIMTNDSPEGEIRALGGGGGGSGRGGIAQRSRADDNVTILTSSMDLLRAGRSRASSGTEAAPSLASSVDLGTSSMELSIQTRIFKIIVIGDSNVGKTCLTFRFTGGSFPDKTEATIGVDFREKAVEIEGETIKVQVWDTAGQERFRKSMVEHYYRNVHAVVFVYDVTKMASFRNLQTWIEECNGHRVSASVPRVLVGNKCDLVDQIQVPSNTALKFADAHNLLLFETSAKDPRESQNVDSIFMSLACRLKAQKSLLYRDVEREDGRVRLTQQTETKSNCPC